The nucleotide sequence GCGAAGCAGCGCCGGGTAGAGGGTCCCCTGGTTGAGATCGAGGAGGCCGTCGGAGATCTGCAGGATGCGTTTCGCGAGGCCGAAGCCGTGCTGCGGCCCCATCGTTTCCAGGGTGCGCAGCACCATCAGGTCGAGCGTGCCCTGCAGCAGGTCGGGTTTCGTTTTTCCTTTTGACATTCTAAATGAGTATTGCGCGATTCCTTTAGCATGTCAAGACGAGTGGAGCGCCTCTAGATAGTCGAATCTCCGGGATAGGGTTCCAATCTCCGGGTAGAGATTTGCCCCGACGCTCTGGTTGAAGGTTACGAGTGATCGATTTAATGATGCTCAATGTGGTCGACATGGTTGATGGCTACTTGCCAAAGAAACGACCCAGAGCTCCCTCCAGTCCTTCTATGGCCTTCGAGCCTACGAAAGCGTGAGTTACCTGGACGCTACGATCGGGCGTGACCCTACCGACAAAGAAGGTCGGCGTTCCTGGTACCTTCAACCTTTCCCCCTCGGCCTCGTCCAGTTGTACCCCTTGGTCGGCTTCGGGTGAGGCTCGGCAGAAATCAGAGCGACCCATATCCAAACCGATCGACTTGGCTGCTCCCCGGCTTGCGATGCGACCACGCACCGTGAATGCGCCGCAGTAGCGGCCGATCACGCAAATGCTAAAAAGAGAGGGGATTGCCGGCCTTGACGAGGCTGGCTGAGGCAGTCCGGGCTCCTGAGTTTTGCAAGACGGCCCCGGTCGCGTAAGCCGAAGTGTGCCCGAAATCGGCACTGCGATCGGGAGGGAGAGCGGGACGGGACGTCCCGCCCCACTTCCCCTCCCGATCCCGCCATCCGTATTCTCCTCCCGCAGGTCGCTTCCCGGCAGTTGCAGCCATCTTCGTCCTGAAATCGGGGATATTGCCGACCCCTCCCCCTCCATGTGCGCCACCCTCTCTCAGCCCCTCCAAAGCAATTGCCTATCGTTCGTTGATACGCCCTGTCGTTGTAGGTCAGTTGGTTCCCTCGGGCTTCGACATAGACGTAAAGGAACTGGGTGCCGTAAGCCAGCCGGTATTGGGCGTCGACCGGCTTCTCGGCGGTGTCGAAGAGATCGACCTGGGAGAATGCCCTGCGCGGCAAACCTCGCAGTCCGGGATCGAGCACGCCGTCGATGACCGGGGCCTGGGCAAGAAAGTCGACCGGGGCGAGTTCCCGGGGGACCTCGTTCAATTTCACGACCGGGAACTGGTTGCCGGACTGGGCCCATGCCGCATCGAAAGATCCGTTGATCGCCGGGGGTGCCGCAGGCAAAGGCGTTTCGATCGGCGCTGGGCTGCGCGGTTCGAAAACGGATCCGCTGCGAAGCGGCTGTTCGCTTTTGGTTGTGCCCTCTTCCGCTGCCCAAGTCGCTTGGGTCCGGACGGCCACGGTGAGTGCCGGACCTGAGAAAAGGATGATGGGGATGATGAGCGGGATTCTCTTTCGGAGACGCATGCTTGTCGCTCTCATGAAAGTAGCATTTTCCTGCCGATCGTTCAGCAAGCGTGCTGATCAGTACGGAAATCCAGATGGAGAAGTTCCGACCAGGTGGTGGCCGCCATCGGCATCCGGCGGCTAATCGCCGATCAGCCCCGACAGCCAGTGCATGATGTTCAGCGCGAGTTGATGGTTATCGATCCCCGGGCGGTTCATGCCGAACTTCATCCGTTGGGGGCCCGCAAGCTGGGCCGACAACATCGCGGCTTCCCCAAGGACTATGACCCGCCCTTTGCCGAATTTCAGCGCTACACCCTGCGCCCGCCCGGCTGCGGAAGTGGTTTTGCCTATCTGGCCTTGGGGGGTCGGGACGACGTCGACTGCGGTGGCCGCCAGTCGTAGGAAGGCGACGCTGCCTTCGGGACCCTTCAGCGACTGGCCTGTAAATACGATCACGTTCGAGACTTTCTCGTTTGCGTCCCGCCCGCGGGTGACCGCATGATCGCCGAGCGATCCGTCGTCGCGATTGTAT is from Terriglobia bacterium and encodes:
- a CDS encoding DsbA family protein, with product MRGRIASRGAAKSIGLDMGRSDFCRASPEADQGVQLDEAEGERLKVPGTPTFFVGRVTPDRSVQVTHAFVGSKAIEGLEGALGRFFGK
- a CDS encoding PadR family transcriptional regulator; amino-acid sequence: MSKGKTKPDLLQGTLDLMVLRTLETMGPQHGFGLAKRILQISDGLLDLNQGTLYPALLRLEQRGWIRARWGTSENNRRARFYELTRTGRRQIAAEERDWARTVALMQRFLRSGEEG